A part of Homoserinibacter sp. YIM 151385 genomic DNA contains:
- the hpt gene encoding hypoxanthine phosphoribosyltransferase: MDSADIADELTEVLVTEAEIREKLAELSRRIELDYAGRNVLLVGVLRGAVMVMADLARELKIDIEMDWMAVSSYGSGTKSSGVVRILKDLDTDLQGRHVLIVEDIIDSGLTLSWLRQNLGSRGAESVEICALLRKPDAAKVEVDVRYLGFDIPNEFVVGYGLDYAERFRNLRDVAILAPHVYA, translated from the coding sequence ATGGACTCCGCCGACATCGCCGACGAGCTCACCGAGGTCCTCGTGACCGAGGCCGAGATCCGCGAGAAGCTCGCCGAGCTGAGCCGCAGGATCGAGCTCGACTACGCCGGGAGGAACGTGCTCCTCGTCGGCGTGCTGCGCGGCGCCGTCATGGTCATGGCCGATCTCGCGCGCGAGCTCAAGATCGACATCGAGATGGACTGGATGGCGGTCTCCTCCTACGGCTCCGGCACGAAGTCGAGCGGCGTGGTCCGCATCCTCAAGGACCTCGACACCGACCTCCAGGGCCGCCACGTGCTCATCGTCGAGGACATCATCGACTCCGGCCTCACGCTGAGCTGGCTGCGCCAGAACCTCGGCAGCCGCGGCGCCGAGTCGGTGGAGATCTGCGCGCTGCTCCGCAAGCCGGACGCCGCGAAGGTCGAGGTGGACGTCCGCTACCTCGGCTTCGACATCCCGAACGAGTTCGTCGTCGGCTACGGCCTCGACTACGCGGAGCGCTTCCGCAACCTGCGCGACGTCGCGATCCTCGCGCCGCACGTGTACGCCTAG
- the ftsH gene encoding ATP-dependent zinc metalloprotease FtsH, translating to MDFKRILRGPIIYIVLAVIVLWVGFSLLTGSGYREITTQQGLELLKGSTVSEIKTVDGEQRVDLKLKESFEDSGTDFGTQVQFYYVAPRGDAVIEAIDGSKAEFDDEVPQTNWFTSFLGLLLPFLIIGVIFWFLLSSMQGGGNRVMQFGKSKAKLVSKESPQVTFADVAGSQEAVEELHEIKDFLKDPAKFQAVGARIPKGVLLYGPPGTGKTLLARAVAGEAGVPFYSISGSDFVEMFVGVGASRVRDLFEQAKQNSPAIIFVDEIDAVGRHRGAGLGGGHDEREQTLNQLLVEMDGFDVKTNVILIAATNRPDILDPALLRPGRFDRQIGVDGPDLNGRKQILEVHAKGKPMAKGVDLEVLARKTPGFTGADLANVLNEAALLTARADAQLIDNRALDEAVDRVMAGPQRRTRVMNDKERLITAYHEGGHALAAAAMRHTDPVTKVTILPRGRALGYTMVLPLEDKYSVTRNELLDQLSYAMGGRVAEEIVFHDPTTGASNDIEKATATARKMVTEYGMSSSIGAIKLGQSQGEVFLGRDMGHQRDYSEDLAEKVDQEVRLLVEQAHDEAWQVLNDNRDILDRLARELLEKETLDHNQLAEIFADVRKLPERPQWLSSDKRPLSDLPPVEIPTKAPVDPEAVDGAVDSGESGGSAPARTPRPRGNPGLSPA from the coding sequence ATGGACTTCAAGCGCATTCTTCGCGGGCCGATCATCTACATCGTGCTCGCGGTCATCGTGCTCTGGGTGGGCTTCAGCCTGCTCACCGGCTCCGGCTACCGCGAGATCACCACCCAGCAGGGGCTCGAGCTCCTCAAGGGCTCGACGGTCAGCGAGATCAAGACGGTCGACGGCGAGCAGCGCGTCGACCTGAAGCTCAAGGAGAGCTTCGAGGACTCCGGCACCGACTTCGGCACGCAGGTGCAGTTCTACTACGTGGCCCCGCGCGGCGACGCGGTGATCGAGGCGATCGACGGCAGCAAGGCGGAGTTCGACGACGAGGTCCCGCAGACCAACTGGTTCACGAGCTTCCTCGGCCTGCTCCTGCCGTTCCTCATCATCGGCGTCATCTTCTGGTTCCTCCTCTCCTCCATGCAGGGCGGCGGCAACCGCGTCATGCAGTTCGGCAAGTCGAAGGCGAAGCTCGTCTCGAAGGAGAGCCCGCAGGTGACCTTCGCGGATGTCGCGGGCAGCCAGGAGGCGGTCGAGGAGCTCCACGAGATCAAGGACTTCCTCAAGGACCCGGCCAAGTTCCAGGCGGTCGGGGCGCGCATCCCCAAGGGCGTGCTCCTCTACGGCCCTCCCGGCACCGGCAAGACGCTGCTCGCGCGCGCCGTCGCGGGCGAGGCGGGCGTGCCCTTCTACTCGATCTCGGGCTCCGACTTCGTGGAGATGTTCGTCGGCGTCGGCGCGAGCCGCGTCCGCGACCTCTTCGAGCAGGCGAAGCAGAACTCGCCGGCGATCATCTTCGTCGACGAGATCGACGCGGTCGGACGCCACCGCGGCGCCGGCCTCGGCGGCGGGCACGACGAGCGCGAGCAGACGCTCAACCAGCTCCTCGTCGAGATGGACGGCTTCGACGTGAAGACGAACGTCATCCTCATCGCGGCGACGAACCGCCCCGACATCCTCGACCCGGCGCTGCTGCGCCCCGGCCGCTTCGACCGCCAGATCGGCGTCGACGGCCCCGACCTCAACGGCCGCAAGCAGATCCTCGAGGTGCATGCCAAGGGCAAGCCGATGGCGAAGGGCGTCGACCTCGAGGTCCTCGCGCGCAAGACCCCCGGCTTCACGGGCGCGGATCTCGCGAACGTGCTCAACGAGGCGGCGCTGCTCACGGCCCGCGCCGACGCGCAGCTCATCGACAACCGCGCCCTCGACGAGGCGGTGGACCGCGTCATGGCGGGCCCGCAGCGCCGCACGCGCGTCATGAACGACAAGGAGCGGCTCATCACCGCGTACCACGAGGGCGGCCACGCGCTCGCGGCGGCGGCGATGCGGCACACCGACCCGGTCACGAAGGTGACGATCCTGCCGCGCGGCCGCGCCCTCGGCTACACCATGGTGCTCCCGCTTGAGGACAAGTACTCGGTCACCCGCAACGAGCTCCTCGACCAGCTCTCCTACGCCATGGGCGGCCGCGTCGCGGAGGAGATCGTGTTCCACGACCCGACGACGGGCGCCTCGAACGACATCGAGAAGGCGACCGCGACGGCCCGCAAGATGGTGACCGAGTACGGGATGTCGTCCTCGATCGGCGCGATCAAGCTCGGCCAGTCGCAGGGCGAGGTCTTCCTCGGCCGCGACATGGGCCACCAGCGCGACTACTCGGAGGATCTGGCCGAGAAGGTCGACCAGGAGGTGCGGCTGCTCGTCGAGCAGGCGCACGACGAGGCCTGGCAGGTGCTCAACGACAACCGCGACATCCTCGACCGGCTGGCCCGCGAGCTGCTCGAGAAGGAGACCCTCGACCACAACCAGCTGGCCGAGATCTTCGCCGACGTGCGCAAGCTGCCCGAGCGCCCGCAGTGGCTCTCGAGCGACAAGCGACCGCTGAGCGACCTCCCCCCGGTCGAGATCCCGACGAAGGCCCCGGTCGACCCGGAGGCCGTCGACGGCGCCGTCGACTCCGGCGAGTCCGGCGGCTCGGCTCCCGCGCGCACCCCCCGCCCCCGCGGCAACCCCGGCCTCTCGCCCGCCTGA
- the folE gene encoding GTP cyclohydrolase I FolE, with protein MAIDPGRIEAAVTELLLAIGEEPARAGLASTPRRIAQAYGEYFAGLDEDPLDHLRDATELDAGVGELGELVLLRDIGFRSVCEHHLLPFTGTAHLAYVPRHRIVGLGKLPRVVETLSSRPQLQERLTEEIADALQEGLDPLGVLVVLDARHGCVTSRGVRQSASSTVTLASRGTLSHPVERAETMALIGRST; from the coding sequence ATGGCGATCGACCCGGGGCGCATCGAGGCGGCCGTGACCGAGCTCCTGCTCGCGATCGGCGAGGAGCCGGCGCGCGCGGGGCTCGCGTCGACCCCGCGGCGCATCGCGCAGGCCTACGGCGAGTACTTCGCGGGACTCGACGAGGACCCGCTCGACCACCTGCGGGATGCGACCGAGCTGGATGCGGGCGTCGGCGAGCTGGGCGAGCTGGTGCTGCTGCGCGACATCGGGTTCCGCTCCGTGTGCGAGCACCACCTCCTCCCGTTCACGGGGACGGCGCACCTCGCCTACGTGCCGCGTCATCGGATCGTCGGCCTCGGGAAGCTGCCCCGCGTCGTCGAGACGCTGAGCTCGCGGCCGCAGCTCCAGGAGCGGCTCACGGAGGAGATCGCGGACGCGCTGCAGGAGGGCCTCGACCCGCTCGGCGTGCTCGTCGTGCTCGACGCGCGCCACGGCTGCGTGACCTCCCGCGGCGTGCGCCAGTCGGCCTCCTCGACCGTGACCCTCGCCTCCCGCGGCACCCTCTCGCATCCCGTCGAGCGAGCTGAGACGATGGCCCTCATCGGGAGGAGCACGTGA
- the folP gene encoding dihydropteroate synthase — protein sequence MEAAGGGSDAWAPRIMGILNVTPDSFSDGGSYEDVGRALAHATELMEQGADIIDIGGESTRPGAERIDPEDERRRVLPVVRELADRRIPVSIDTVNAGTAAEAVAAGALIVNDVSGGLADPGMAEVVADSGVHFVAMHWRGAAGLEASYGDVVREVREELRERIAELVVAGLRPEQIIIDPGLGFAKDAEHNWALLGRLPELVGLGHGVLVGASRKRFLGALLPEGAAMRERDAPTAVVSALAAQAGAWAVRVHDVRATRTALDVWTAWERGRLGIRPEEGGA from the coding sequence ATGGAGGCTGCGGGCGGGGGCTCGGACGCCTGGGCGCCGCGGATCATGGGCATCCTCAACGTCACGCCGGACTCCTTCAGCGACGGCGGCAGCTACGAGGACGTCGGCCGCGCGCTCGCGCACGCGACCGAGCTCATGGAGCAGGGCGCCGACATCATCGACATCGGCGGCGAGTCGACCCGCCCGGGTGCCGAGCGCATCGACCCGGAGGACGAGCGGCGGCGCGTGCTGCCGGTGGTCCGGGAGCTGGCCGACCGCCGCATCCCCGTCTCGATCGACACCGTCAACGCGGGCACGGCGGCGGAGGCGGTCGCGGCGGGCGCGCTCATCGTCAACGACGTCTCGGGCGGCCTCGCCGACCCCGGCATGGCGGAGGTCGTCGCCGACTCGGGCGTGCACTTCGTGGCGATGCACTGGCGCGGCGCCGCCGGCCTCGAGGCGAGCTACGGGGATGTGGTGCGCGAGGTCCGCGAGGAGCTGCGGGAGCGGATCGCCGAGCTCGTCGTCGCCGGCCTCCGGCCCGAGCAGATCATCATCGACCCGGGCCTCGGCTTCGCGAAGGACGCCGAGCACAACTGGGCGCTCCTCGGCCGCCTGCCGGAGCTCGTCGGGCTCGGCCACGGCGTCCTCGTCGGCGCCTCGCGGAAGCGCTTCCTCGGCGCGCTGCTGCCGGAGGGCGCCGCGATGCGCGAGCGGGATGCGCCGACCGCGGTCGTGAGCGCGCTCGCCGCGCAGGCGGGCGCGTGGGCGGTCCGGGTGCACGACGTCCGCGCGACGCGCACCGCGCTGGACGTCTGGACGGCGTGGGAGCGGGGCCGACTCGGCATCCGGCCCGAGGAGGGCGGCGCGTGA
- the folB gene encoding dihydroneopterin aldolase, producing MRELDEIRLTGLRARAHHGVFEHERRDGQDFVIDVAVHLPLAPAAAGDELAATVHYGVLAEEVVAAVERDPVDLIETVAERVAGVALAHEAVQRVVVTVHKPQAPIAVPFEDVAVTITRSRA from the coding sequence GTGAGGGAGCTCGACGAGATCCGCCTCACCGGGCTGCGCGCCAGGGCCCACCACGGGGTCTTCGAGCACGAGCGGCGCGACGGGCAGGACTTCGTGATCGACGTGGCGGTGCACCTGCCGCTCGCGCCGGCCGCCGCGGGCGACGAGCTCGCCGCGACCGTGCACTACGGCGTGCTCGCCGAGGAGGTCGTCGCCGCGGTCGAGCGCGACCCGGTCGACCTCATCGAGACCGTCGCCGAGCGGGTCGCCGGCGTCGCGCTCGCGCACGAGGCCGTGCAGCGCGTCGTCGTGACGGTCCACAAGCCGCAGGCGCCCATCGCGGTGCCCTTCGAGGACGTCGCGGTGACGATCACGCGGAGCCGCGCGTGA
- the folK gene encoding 2-amino-4-hydroxy-6-hydroxymethyldihydropteridine diphosphokinase has translation MTGEREAVIALGANLGDREATIRAALAELDRADGLRILDVSPLAETAALTPRGVDPGKPAYLNAVAIAATALAPLELLDVLAAVETAHGRVRAERWGDRTLDLDLVQLEGVELDTERLTLPHPRAAERDFVLGPWAAVRPDAVLAGHGPVAELLAGLSAGSRP, from the coding sequence GTGACGGGGGAGCGGGAGGCCGTGATCGCGCTGGGCGCGAACCTCGGCGACCGGGAGGCGACCATCCGGGCGGCGCTCGCCGAGCTCGACCGGGCGGACGGCCTCCGCATCCTCGACGTCTCGCCGCTCGCCGAGACGGCCGCGCTGACCCCCCGGGGCGTCGACCCCGGCAAGCCCGCCTACCTCAACGCCGTCGCGATCGCGGCGACCGCCCTCGCGCCGCTCGAGCTGCTCGACGTGCTCGCCGCCGTCGAGACCGCACACGGCCGGGTGCGCGCCGAGCGGTGGGGCGACCGCACGCTCGACCTCGACCTCGTGCAGCTCGAGGGCGTCGAGCTCGACACCGAGCGCCTCACCCTCCCGCATCCGCGCGCCGCCGAGCGGGATTTCGTGCTCGGCCCGTGGGCCGCGGTGCGGCCGGATGCCGTGCTCGCCGGGCACGGGCCGGTCGCCGAGCTGCTCGCCGGGCTGTCGGCCGGGAGCCGCCCGTGA
- a CDS encoding DUF3180 domain-containing protein, translating into MKRTRPLALVSLGAIGVAVGFLLETLLVAGGRLRFEPPVTLPIALVLIGGLVVAAAVPVWRSTRGEPDERRRRRVDPFYATRVVVLAKASALGGALLTGAAVGILAWLLTRSVLAGVGSTVMAAAAAVGALLLLVAGLVAEHLCTVPPDDDEPGGPGAAAT; encoded by the coding sequence GTGAAGCGCACCCGCCCCCTCGCCCTCGTGTCGCTCGGCGCGATCGGCGTCGCCGTCGGCTTCCTCCTCGAGACGCTCCTCGTCGCGGGCGGGCGCCTGCGCTTCGAGCCGCCCGTCACCCTGCCGATCGCGCTCGTCCTCATCGGCGGGCTCGTCGTCGCCGCCGCCGTGCCGGTCTGGCGCTCGACCCGCGGCGAGCCGGACGAGCGGCGCCGCCGACGCGTCGACCCCTTCTACGCGACCCGCGTCGTCGTGCTCGCGAAGGCCTCCGCGCTGGGCGGCGCGCTGCTCACCGGCGCCGCCGTCGGCATCCTCGCCTGGCTCCTGACGCGCTCCGTGCTCGCCGGGGTAGGGTCGACGGTGATGGCCGCGGCGGCGGCGGTGGGGGCCCTGCTCCTCCTCGTCGCGGGCCTCGTGGCCGAGCACCTGTGCACGGTCCCGCCGGACGACGACGAGCCGGGCGGGCCCGGCGCGGCCGCCACCTAG
- a CDS encoding PH domain-containing protein, whose amino-acid sequence MTDEPQTQSVTETAAGARLEPDPGAWIRVSPKYLVVDLVTTIVWGAIVTAASAIPWILSGVVGLAAIPAGLGLIFLLVAVFTPRRVRAIGYRLREDDLLFRTGILFQRFVAVPYGRMQLVDINRGPLARAVGLSELKLVTAAAATNITIPGLPEADAEGLRDRLVDLAETRRAGL is encoded by the coding sequence GTGACCGACGAGCCGCAGACCCAGTCCGTGACCGAGACGGCGGCCGGCGCCCGCCTCGAGCCGGACCCCGGCGCGTGGATCCGCGTCTCGCCGAAGTACCTGGTCGTCGACCTCGTCACGACGATCGTGTGGGGCGCCATCGTGACGGCCGCCTCCGCGATCCCGTGGATCCTCTCCGGCGTCGTCGGGCTCGCCGCCATCCCCGCCGGGCTCGGCCTCATCTTCCTCCTCGTCGCGGTCTTCACGCCGCGCCGGGTGCGCGCCATCGGCTACCGCCTCCGCGAGGACGACCTGCTCTTCCGCACCGGCATCCTCTTCCAGCGCTTCGTCGCCGTGCCCTACGGGCGCATGCAGCTCGTCGACATCAACCGGGGGCCGCTCGCGCGCGCCGTCGGGCTCAGCGAGCTCAAGCTCGTGACGGCCGCCGCCGCGACGAACATCACCATCCCCGGCCTCCCCGAGGCCGACGCCGAGGGGCTGCGCGACCGCCTCGTCGACCTCGCCGAGACGCGGCGGGCGGGACTGTGA
- a CDS encoding PH domain-containing protein encodes MTDPAGAPESSGPVAPEAVEREAVRVGATASGLADGEWHRLHPATPLLRGGIAFFAILGILIANLRERLIELFLPEQGYEGDPIDYILEEGLLPIALLVVVGILLVVMVGFWLSWRMHSYRITEELVEVRSGVVFRTHRRGRLDRIQGINVVRTLLPRIFGAAKLEIEVAGQDANVALQYLKGGVADQLRADILRLASGSRERAAVARGEARAGDAAAGPGIVETRLNEFIAPELDPALAPVESVVRMHPGRLVGSILLSVPTLFFALALTGAVIGTVVADIPWPIFAAVPMAIGLVSYAFSQITKSLRYSIAGTPDGVRIGYGLISVRNETLPPGRLHSISVSQELLWRPADWWTIRVNRASQSTVSSDGQSQYANTTVLPVGTREDVLRVLGLLLPDLGAEELRAIAEPAFGKGGDEMFTVSPPRARILRWFSRRRNGFAIHPAVVLLRRGAIWRELVIVPTPRIQSIAVRQGPLLRRLRLAAVRAHTVNGPITASLGALDVRDAERFFAEASATALAGASADRSHRWGAAASPSAASAFPSSGGFSGDAPGAAADTPGAASDPLPEGTVEGAPDGARPDAPR; translated from the coding sequence GTGACCGACCCGGCGGGCGCGCCGGAGTCCTCGGGCCCCGTGGCGCCGGAGGCCGTGGAGCGGGAGGCCGTCCGCGTCGGCGCGACCGCCTCCGGCCTCGCCGACGGCGAATGGCACCGCCTGCACCCCGCGACCCCGCTGCTGCGCGGCGGCATCGCCTTCTTCGCGATCCTCGGCATCCTCATCGCGAACCTCCGCGAGCGGCTCATCGAGCTCTTCCTGCCGGAGCAGGGCTACGAGGGCGACCCGATCGACTACATCCTCGAGGAGGGGCTGCTCCCGATCGCGCTCCTCGTGGTCGTCGGGATCCTCCTCGTCGTCATGGTCGGCTTCTGGCTCTCCTGGCGGATGCACTCGTACCGGATCACCGAGGAGCTCGTCGAGGTGCGCTCGGGGGTCGTCTTCCGCACCCACCGGCGCGGGCGGCTCGACCGCATCCAGGGCATCAACGTCGTCCGCACCCTCCTGCCGCGCATCTTCGGCGCCGCGAAGCTGGAGATCGAGGTGGCCGGGCAGGACGCGAACGTCGCGCTCCAGTACCTCAAGGGCGGCGTCGCCGACCAGCTGCGCGCCGACATCCTGCGGCTCGCCTCGGGCTCGCGCGAGCGGGCGGCGGTCGCGCGCGGCGAGGCGCGGGCGGGGGATGCGGCGGCCGGCCCCGGCATCGTCGAGACGCGCCTCAACGAGTTCATCGCGCCCGAGCTCGACCCCGCGCTCGCTCCCGTCGAGTCGGTCGTGCGGATGCATCCCGGCCGGCTCGTCGGCTCGATCCTCCTCAGCGTCCCGACGCTGTTCTTCGCCCTCGCGCTGACGGGCGCCGTCATCGGCACGGTCGTCGCCGACATCCCCTGGCCGATCTTCGCGGCCGTGCCGATGGCGATCGGCCTCGTCTCCTACGCCTTCTCGCAGATCACGAAGTCGCTGCGCTACTCGATCGCGGGCACGCCCGACGGGGTGCGCATCGGCTACGGCCTCATCTCGGTGCGCAACGAGACGCTGCCGCCGGGCCGCCTCCACTCGATCTCCGTCTCGCAGGAGCTGCTCTGGCGGCCCGCCGACTGGTGGACGATCCGGGTCAACCGCGCCTCCCAGTCGACCGTCTCCTCCGACGGGCAGTCGCAGTACGCGAACACGACCGTGCTCCCCGTCGGGACGCGCGAGGACGTGCTCCGCGTGCTCGGCCTGCTGCTGCCGGATCTCGGCGCCGAGGAGCTCCGCGCGATCGCCGAGCCCGCCTTCGGCAAGGGGGGCGACGAGATGTTCACGGTGTCGCCGCCGCGCGCCCGAATCCTCCGCTGGTTCTCGCGCCGCCGCAACGGCTTCGCGATCCACCCGGCCGTCGTGCTGCTGCGCCGCGGCGCGATCTGGCGCGAGCTCGTCATCGTGCCGACGCCGCGCATCCAGAGCATCGCCGTCCGCCAGGGGCCGCTGCTGCGCCGCCTGCGTCTCGCCGCGGTGCGCGCGCACACCGTCAACGGGCCGATCACGGCCAGCCTCGGCGCCCTCGACGTGCGGGATGCGGAGCGCTTCTTCGCGGAGGCCTCGGCGACCGCGCTCGCGGGCGCGTCGGCGGACCGCTCCCACCGTTGGGGCGCCGCCGCGTCCCCCTCCGCCGCCTCCGCCTTCCCCTCGTCGGGAGGGTTCTCCGGCGACGCGCCGGGGGCGGCGGCCGACACGCCGGGGGCGGCGTCGGATCCCCTCCCGGAGGGCACGGTGGAGGGCGCGCCGGACGGCGCACGACCGGACGCACCCCGGTGA
- a CDS encoding DUF2520 domain-containing protein produces the protein MTTAAQRSGRLGVGVVGAGRVGPVLGAALGGAGHTVVGISAVSQASRDRAEAMLPGVPVLEVAAVVERSELVILAVPDAELPGLVEGLAATGAWQPGQLVLHTAPAHGTAVLEPAFRAGAIPLAVHPAMAFTGSSIDLQRLRSSWCAVTAPAPVLPIAQALVMEMGAEPIVVAEGDRADYADAVLAASEFSSAIVTQAADRLRAIGVEAPGRLLGGVVRSAVERALGDVGPELAAPLD, from the coding sequence GTGACGACCGCCGCGCAGCGCTCGGGGCGGCTCGGCGTCGGCGTCGTGGGGGCCGGCCGCGTCGGCCCCGTGCTCGGGGCGGCGCTCGGCGGCGCCGGCCACACGGTCGTCGGGATCTCCGCCGTCTCGCAGGCGAGCCGCGACCGTGCCGAGGCGATGCTGCCGGGCGTGCCCGTGCTCGAGGTCGCGGCGGTCGTCGAGCGCAGCGAGCTCGTGATCCTCGCGGTCCCGGATGCGGAGCTGCCCGGTCTCGTCGAGGGCCTCGCCGCGACGGGCGCCTGGCAGCCGGGCCAGCTGGTGCTCCACACCGCTCCCGCTCACGGCACCGCGGTCCTCGAACCCGCGTTCCGCGCGGGCGCGATCCCGCTCGCCGTGCACCCCGCCATGGCCTTCACGGGCTCGAGCATCGACCTGCAGCGGCTGCGCTCGAGTTGGTGCGCGGTCACGGCGCCGGCGCCGGTGCTCCCGATCGCGCAGGCGCTCGTCATGGAGATGGGGGCCGAGCCGATCGTCGTCGCGGAGGGCGATCGTGCCGACTACGCGGACGCGGTGCTCGCCGCCTCCGAGTTCTCGAGCGCGATCGTGACGCAGGCTGCCGACCGCCTCCGCGCGATCGGCGTCGAGGCGCCCGGCCGTCTGCTCGGCGGCGTCGTCCGCTCCGCGGTCGAGCGCGCACTGGGCGACGTCGGCCCCGAGCTCGCCGCGCCCCTCGACTGA
- a CDS encoding ArsR/SmtB family transcription factor has product MDAFAAIADPVRRRLLERLALGEASAGELSELAAEGFGISQPAASQHLRALREAGLAEVRTEGRRRLYALSPVAVRGMRDWVDALLAPTATWLQAADALETELARGRRERRRGAATGVPTGVPTGVPIGAAPASAAPDREHTHDPHHEERSA; this is encoded by the coding sequence ATGGATGCATTCGCCGCGATCGCCGACCCCGTGCGGAGGCGCCTGCTCGAGCGGCTCGCGCTCGGGGAGGCCTCGGCGGGCGAGCTGAGCGAGCTCGCGGCCGAGGGCTTCGGGATCTCGCAGCCCGCCGCATCCCAGCACCTTCGGGCGCTCCGCGAGGCCGGGCTGGCCGAGGTGCGCACGGAGGGCCGTCGCCGCCTCTACGCGCTCTCGCCCGTCGCCGTGCGCGGGATGCGGGACTGGGTCGACGCCCTGCTCGCCCCGACCGCGACCTGGCTGCAGGCCGCCGACGCGCTCGAGACCGAGCTCGCGCGCGGCCGTCGCGAGCGGCGGCGCGGCGCGGCAACCGGCGTGCCAACCGGCGTGCCAACCGGCGTGCCAATCGGCGCGGCCCCCGCATCCGCCGCCCCCGACCGCGAGCACACCCACGACCCCCACCACGAGGAGCGAAGCGCATGA
- a CDS encoding SRPBCC domain-containing protein, producing the protein MTDPVTPENYDPEGLERRLEQLPAEGRPAIVVLRREYAETAEHVWDALTTPARIPRWFAPIEGDLRVGGRYQVQGNASGEILACERPNRILMTWESPGQDVPPSELQLRLEPAAGGAATTLELRHSAEVPAEFWTSFGPGAVGVGWDLSFLGLALHLSNPEAEHAVEDDEAFAVSEDGIRIIEVSSAAWARASMEAGTPAEDAVAAGGRTTAFYTGRPDPDAAE; encoded by the coding sequence ATGACCGACCCCGTCACCCCCGAGAACTACGACCCCGAGGGCCTCGAGCGCCGCCTCGAGCAGCTGCCCGCCGAGGGGCGCCCCGCGATCGTCGTCCTGCGGCGCGAGTACGCGGAGACCGCCGAGCACGTCTGGGATGCGCTCACGACCCCGGCGCGGATCCCCCGCTGGTTCGCGCCGATCGAGGGCGATCTCCGCGTCGGCGGGCGGTACCAGGTGCAGGGCAACGCGAGCGGCGAGATCCTCGCCTGCGAGCGCCCGAACCGCATCCTCATGACCTGGGAGTCGCCCGGCCAGGACGTTCCGCCGAGCGAGCTGCAGCTGCGCCTCGAGCCCGCCGCGGGCGGCGCGGCGACGACGCTGGAGCTGCGGCACAGCGCCGAGGTGCCGGCCGAGTTCTGGACCTCCTTCGGACCGGGCGCGGTCGGCGTCGGCTGGGATCTCTCCTTCCTCGGCCTCGCGCTCCACCTGTCGAACCCGGAGGCCGAGCACGCGGTCGAGGACGACGAGGCCTTCGCGGTCTCGGAGGACGGCATCCGCATCATCGAGGTCTCGAGCGCCGCCTGGGCACGCGCCTCGATGGAGGCCGGGACGCCGGCCGAGGATGCGGTCGCGGCCGGCGGGCGGACGACGGCCTTCTACACGGGCCGCCCCGACCCGGACGCCGCCGAGTAG
- the panC gene encoding pantoate--beta-alanine ligase, which produces MSDGTPASAPPVITTIAALRERFPARAVALVPTMGALHEGHLALVRRAAELADEVVVSIFVNPLQFGPSEDLDRYPRDLEADLALLAPLGVAAVFAPAVDEMYPDGPPQTTLRAGELGGRLEGRTRPGHFDGMLTVVAKLIHIARPAHLLFGQKDAQQVFLVERMVRDLDLEAHVEVVETVRAADGLALSSRNRYLDESERRAALALSRALEAADSAADRGIDAVIAAAQSVLMGEEHVEVDYFEVVDPATFLPVGDDFRGTARVLIAARVGPARLIDNDAIYLN; this is translated from the coding sequence GTGAGCGACGGCACCCCCGCGTCCGCGCCGCCCGTCATCACGACGATCGCGGCCCTGCGCGAGCGCTTCCCGGCACGGGCGGTCGCGCTCGTCCCGACGATGGGCGCGCTCCACGAGGGCCACCTCGCGCTCGTCCGCCGTGCCGCGGAGCTCGCGGACGAGGTCGTCGTCTCCATCTTCGTGAACCCGCTGCAGTTCGGGCCGAGCGAGGACCTCGACCGCTACCCGCGCGACCTCGAGGCCGACCTCGCCCTCCTCGCGCCCCTCGGCGTGGCCGCGGTCTTCGCGCCGGCCGTCGACGAGATGTACCCGGACGGCCCGCCGCAGACGACGCTCCGCGCGGGCGAGCTCGGCGGCCGCCTTGAGGGCCGCACCCGCCCCGGCCACTTCGACGGCATGCTCACCGTCGTCGCGAAGCTCATCCACATCGCGCGTCCCGCGCACCTCCTGTTCGGCCAGAAGGATGCGCAGCAGGTGTTCCTCGTCGAGCGCATGGTCCGCGACCTGGACCTCGAGGCGCACGTGGAGGTCGTGGAGACCGTGCGCGCGGCGGACGGCCTCGCGCTCTCGAGCCGCAACCGCTACCTCGACGAGTCCGAGCGCCGAGCCGCCCTCGCCCTCAGCCGCGCGCTCGAGGCGGCGGACTCGGCCGCCGACCGCGGCATCGACGCCGTCATCGCGGCCGCGCAGTCGGTGCTCATGGGGGAGGAGCATGTCGAGGTGGACTACTTTGAAGTGGTCGACCCGGCGACCTTCCTGCCCGTGGGCGACGACTTCCGCGGGACGGCGCGCGTGCTCATCGCCGCGCGCGTCGGCCCCGCGAGACTCATCGACAACGACGCCATCTACCTGAACTGA